A section of the Acomys russatus chromosome 10, mAcoRus1.1, whole genome shotgun sequence genome encodes:
- the Znf467 gene encoding zinc finger protein 467, with translation MRETLEALNSLGFSVGQPEMAPQSEPRDGVNNVQEKMPSSREQSTLHSCSGPETPGQKEGIHTEQAEAPCMGSQACAPQKAEPASSVPGEEWMIRKVKVEEEDQEAEEEVEWPQHLSFLPSPFPTPDLGHLAVAYKLEPGTPGALGGLALSGWAPIPEKPYGCEECERRFRDQLTLRLHQRLHRGEGPCACPDCGRSFTQRAHMLLHQRSHRGERPFPCSECDKRFSKKAHLTRHLRTHTGERPYPCAECGKRFSQKIHLGSHQKTHTGERPFPCTECEKRFRKKTHLIRHQRIHTGERPYQCTQCTRSFTHKQHLIRHQRVHDAANRTRSSPDAPPSPHSPTASLTPSPPGPKPFACSHCGLSFGWKKNLATHQSLHFTEGRPFGCDECALSANVDPAAAEPSACTPHAPDCGPGSGPAASQHTTSSERSFFCPDCGRGFAHGQHLARHRRVHTGERPFACAQCGRRFGSRPNLVAHSRAHSGARPFACAQCGRRFSRKSHLGRHQAVHTGSRPHACAVCARCFSSKTNLVRHQAIHTGSRPFSCPQCAKSFSRKTHLVRHQRIHGEATLPASASNLTAPAWPNPSEVVPPPIFF, from the exons ATGAGAGAGACCCTGGAGGCTCTGAACTCATTGG GATTCTCGGTGGGACAGCCAGAGATGGCTCCCCAAAGTGAGCCCAGGGATGGGGTCAATAATGTACAGGAGAAGATGCCATCCTCTAGAGAACAGAGCACACTGCACTCTTGCTCAG GGCCTGAGACCCCTGGCCAGAAAGAAGGTATTCACACAGAACAAGCTGAAGCTCCTTGCATGGGCAGCCAGGCCTGTGCCCCACAGAAGGCTGAGCCTGCGAGCTCTGTCCCAG GGGAGGAATGGATGATACGGAAGGTGAAGGTTGAGGAAGaggaccaggaggcagaggaggaggtggagtgGCCCCagcatctctccttccttcccagccctTTTCCCACTCCCGACTTGGGTCACCTGGCTGTGGCGTACAAACTGGAGCCAGGGACTCCAGGGGCACTAGGTGGGCTCGCGCTGTCGGGATGGGCCCCGATCCCTGAGAAACCTTACGGCTGCGAGGAATGTGAGCGGCGTTTCCGAGATCAGCTAACCCTGCGACTGCACCAGAGGTTGCACCGAGGCGAGGGTCCCTGTGCCTGCCCGGACTGCGGCCGCAGCTTCACGCAGCGTGCCCATATGCTCCTGCACCAACGCAGCCACCGCGGAGAGCGGCCCTTCCCGTGCTCAGAGTGCGATAAGCGCTTTAGCAAGAAAGCCCACCTGACCCGCCATCTACGCACGCACACTGGCGAGCGGCCCTACCCGTGCGCCGAGTGCGGCAAACGCTTCAGCCAGAAGATTCACCTGGGCTCGCACCAGAAGACCCACACTGGAGAGCGACCCTTCCCCTGCACGGAATGCGAGAAGCGTTTCCGTAAGAAGACACATCTGATCCGTCACCAACGCATCCACACGGGCGAGAGGCCCTACCAATGCACTCAGTGTACACGTAGCTTCACCCACAAGCAACACCTGATACGGCACCAGAGGGTGCACGACGCTGCTAACCGCACCCGGTCCTCTCCCGATgctcccccttctccccactcccccaccgcATCCCTAACCCCGTCCCCTCCCGGGCCCAAGCCTTTCGCTTGTTCCCACTGCGGTCTGAGCTTTGGCTGGAAAAAGAACCTCGCCACGCACCAGAGTCTGCACTTCACCGAGGGTCGTCCTTTTGGGTGCGATGAGTGTGCACTGAGCGCCAACGTGGACCCCGCCGCAGCCGAGCCCTCGGCCTGCACTCCCCACGCGCCTGACTGTGGCCCGGGTTCGGGGCCCGCGGCATCTCAGCACACCACCTCCAGCGAGCGCTCCTTCTTCTGCCCGGACTGCGGGCGCGGCTTCGCGCACGGGCAGCACCTGGCCCGGCACCGGCGAGTGCACACGGGCGAAAGGCCCTTCGCCTGCGCGCAGTGCGGCCGCCGCTTCGGCTCACGGCCCAATCTAGTCGCCCACTCCCGGGCCCACAGCGGGGCTAGACCTTTCGCCTGTGCGCAGTGTGGTCGCCGCTTCAGTCGCAAATCTCACCTGGGCCGCCACCAGGCAGTGCACACAGGCAGCCGCCCCCACGCTTGCGCAGTCTGCGCTCGCTGCTTCAGCTCCAAAACCAACCTGGTCCGCCACCAGGCGATCCACACCGGCTCCCGCCCCTTTTCCTGCCCACAGTGCGCGAAGAGCTTCAGCCGTAAGACCCACCTGGTGCGGCACCAACGCATCCATGGGGAAGCGACCCTCCCAGCTTCAGCCTCAAACCTCACTGCTCCAGCCTGGCCCAATCCCTCCGAGGTGGTACCGCCTCCAATCTTCTTCTAA